A genomic region of Daphnia magna isolate NIES unplaced genomic scaffold, ASM2063170v1.1 Dm_contigs292, whole genome shotgun sequence contains the following coding sequences:
- the LOC123468111 gene encoding uncharacterized protein LOC123468111, whose product MAAIGSNINKYYGTPSVCSLHFHSGKPAYMFYVDDVDWVPSKNLTNTDQHDEQDHDFDSDLSHAHPSCEDSLRVDDSTVHEIIVNSSSLSDNSTLHDNVLHGTFQSNDITMDDTSLDSNFEHNDTSTAKCLFEIQNLVNFLKKGITNPEEQTLREIKTHFETFHSTIQTESDKVLHSQTQVSPKVINLG is encoded by the exons ATGGCAGCTATTGGATCTAATATCAATAAGTACTATGGTACACCCTCTGTGTGTTCTTtacattttcattcag GCAAACCAGCATACATGTTTTATGTAGATGATGTTGACTGGGTTCCGTCAAAGAATTTAACTAACACAGATCAACATGATGAACAAgatcatgattttgattcagaCTTATCAC ATGCACACCCAAGTTGTGAAGACAGTTTACGAGTTGATGACAGTACAGTGCATGAGATCATTGTAAATTCAAGCAGTCTTAGTGACAACAGCACATTGCATGATAATGTGTTGCATGGCACATTTCAAAGTAACGACATTACAATGGATGACACTTCTTTGGATTCTAACTTTGAACATAATGATACCTCTACAG CGAAATGCCTTTTTGAAATCCAAAATCttgttaattttttgaaaaaagggaTTACTAATCCGGAAGAACAAACATTAAGAGAAATTAAGACACATTTTGAAACGTTTCATTCTACAATTCAAACAG aATCTGACAAGGTGTTACATTCACAGACACAAGTTTCTCCTAAAGTCATTAACTTGGGTTAA